The genome window CAGCGAGCCGCCGTATTTCTGAAATTCCGCCACATAGGGATCCATCCGGGCGGCCGTGGTCGGTCCGAATGCGCCCGAGGCATAGCCATCCGGCGTCTTGGCCGGACCGGCGTAATAGATGATATGCTCTTTCACATACCAGGGGAGGTCCCCCTCCGCTTTTAATCGCTCGTAAATCTTTGCATGCGCAATATCCCGGGCCACCACGATCTTTCCGGAAAGCCGAAGGCGCGTAGCCACCGGATACTTGGAAAGCTCTTGGCGGATTACATCCATGGGCTGATCCAGATCAATATCCACCGCATCAGCGGCGATCTGATCCGGGGCCGGCAGAAACCGGGCCGGATCACGGTCCAGGTTTTCCAGAAAGATCCCGTCGCGCGTGATCTTTGCCTTGATGTTTCTGTCCGCGCTGCAGCTCACCCCGATCCCCACCGGACATGAGGCCCCGTGCCGCGGCATGCGGATGACCCGAACGTCCAGACAGAAATGCTTGCCTCCGAACTGGGCGCCGATCCCCAGTCCCTGGGAAATCTCCATCAGCCGCGCTTCCATCCCATGATCCCGGAATGCATAGCTCCCCTTTTCGCCCTGCTCCGGCAATCCGTCCAGATAGCCGGCAGAGGCGAGCTTAACCGTCTTTAAATTGGCCTCCGCCGAGGTGCCGCCCACGACCACCGCCAGATGATAAGGCGGGCAGGCGGCGGTGCCCAGATACGTCATCTTCTCTTTTAAAAAGGCTTCCAAAGAAGCGGGGTTTAAAACCGCCTTGGTTTCCTGAAAAAGAAAGGTTTTATTGGCTGAGCCCCCGCCTTTGGCGATAAACAAAAAATCATAGGTGTCGCCTTCGGTGGCGTAGAGCTCGATCTGGGCCGGGAGGTTGCAGCCCGTGTTTTTTTCTTCATAGAGGGTCAAGGGCGCATTCTGGGAATAGCGCAGGTTGTTTTTGGTATACGCGTTAAAAACGCCCTTGGAGAGCACCGCCTCATCGGAAAAACCCGTCCACACCCGCTGACCTTTTTTGCCGATGATCACCGCCGTGCCGGTATCCTGGCACATGGGAAATTCAAATTCGGATGAGATCACTGCATTCTTTAGCATCTCAAAGGCCACATATCGGTCGTTTTCCGAAGCTTCCGGGTCATCGATAATTCGGGCCAGCTTCTCCAGATGTGGCGTCCGGTATAAATGGGCCACATCCGTAAAAGCCTGCTCGCACAGCATCTCAAGGCCTTCAGGGGCCACCTTGATAATATCCGTGCCGGCAAACTGATCCACGGTCACATGATCCGTGGTTAAACAACGGTATTGGGTGGTATCCGGTTCCAGGGCGAACATGGGCTGATGGACAAATTCAACCATAGCAGTTTATCCTTCCTTGATTTCAACTCAAACTTTTAAGTAACTTCACAGGTATTAGGTATTAGGTATTAGGTATTAGGTTAATGAAATCAAGAAGTTATGGTCGGCACGGTGGCCGACCCTACGATGAATCGGGTTTTTCCCCATTCGTAGGGCGGGCCACCGTGCCCGCCTGAAAAATAGATAGAACAAATTTACCGTGCCTCAGTGCCTTTAAAGTTATTTATAGGCTCGGTCCCGGGCGCACGGCCCGGGGGAATACTTCTAAGTAACTTCGAGTTCACAGTTCACAGTTCACGGTTTAAAAGACTCAGCGCCTGTGGCTTTGGAAAAGGCTTATAAAAAAGGGCAATTTCCTTTAAGTCCCCCTTTATTATTGCAAAGGGGGATTTAGGGGGATTTTTCATCATCCTCGCCAAACGCCCGGGCATGGGTCTTTAATGCACAGAAGTCGCCGCACATGGTGCAGACATCCCGGTCCTTGTCCTCGCTTTGCGACCGCATCTGCCGGGCCTTTTCCGGATCCACGCACAGGTCGAACATGGTCTGCCAGTCAAACCGGTTGCGGGCCTCGGTCATCCGCCGGTCTTTCTCCCAGGCGGATGCAATGCCTTTCTCCAGATCCCCGATATGGGCGGCGATTTTTGAGGCGACCACCCCTTCCCGCACTTCGGCCACACCGGGCAGCGTCAGGTGTTCGGCCGGTGTCACATAGCAGAGAAAATCCGCGCCGCTGGCCGCGGCAATGGCCCCGCCGATGGCCCCGGTAATGTGGTCGTAGCCGGCCCCGATATCCGTGGGGAGCGGGCCCAATACATAATAGGGGGCCTCCTCGCAGATGCCCTTCTGAAGTTTCATATCCCCGGCAATCCGGTTTAAAGGCACATGCCCCGGCCCCTCGATCATCACCTGAACCCCCGCATCCCGGGCGCGCCCGGCCAGCTCGCCCAGAATAATCATTTCCGTAATCTGCGCCCGGTCCTCGGCATCGAAAATGGTGCCCGGCCGCAGCCCGTCGCCCAATGAAAGGGTAACATCATGGGCACGGGAGATCTCCAGCAGACGATCGTATTCCTCATACAGGGGGTTTTCCTTTTGGTTGTGCATGATCCATTCCGCCAAAAGACTCCCGCCCCGGGAGACGATACCCATGCGCCGCTCGCAGGATTTAAGCACAGACAGGGAATGCCTTGTGATGCCGCAGTGCACGGTGATAAAATCCACCCCCCCTTCGGCCTGATGCTCGATCTCGGCAAATATTTCATCTGTACTAATATCCCGGCATTTCCGGCCTTCCGAGAGCGCCTTGCTCACGGTTTTATAAATTGGCACGGTCCCGATCATGACGGGTGAATGCGCGATGATCCGGGCTAACGTGTCATCCAGATCCCCGCCGGTAGATAGATCCATCACCGCATCCGCCCCCACATGAACCGCCATGTCGAGCTTTTCAAGCTCCTCTTCAAGGTTGAAGTGGCTGGGCGAGGTGCCGATATTGGCATTGACCTTGGTGGTAAGCCCCCGGCCGATGCCGCGGGCGGAGAAGGCATGGTGTATGTTTTTGGGTATGACCACCACGCCGTCAGCCACCTTCTGCCTGATATCCTCGGGCGCCATATGCTCAAATTCAGCCGCCTCCCGCATGGCATCGGTGATGATGCCGGCACGGGCGTCTTGTAATTGTGTCATGGTTTGTTTACCTGCTTTTTATGGTTTTACAATCCGAGGCACGCGAGCGATGCGGCATCTTTTGAAAAAGATTTCTCGCTGCCGCTCGAAATGACAGCAGCCAACGATCCGCCAAGTGCCTGAGTGCCTTAGTGCCTCAGTGCCTCATCAACCCAGCTTTTCAATCAACTCCCCGGCCACCTTTTCGCCGGAAAGGAGCATCCCGCCGAATATCGGCCCCATGCGCGGGCCGCCGGCCACGGCATTGGCCGCCATCCCGGTGACATAAAGCCCGGGATAGACTTCTTTGGTATTGTCCAGGGTCAATTTCTCGGCCTGATCCGCCCACATGGATTTCTCCCCCTCTATCCGGCCGGTGGGCGTGTTTAAGTGGCCGGGAAATTTCCGTTCCACCACCTTGACCACTTCCGTGGCATGGCCGGTGGCATCCACCACGTACTTGCACCGCATGGTCAGCGGATCAATATGCAGGCCCGCCATCTCAACCGGCGACCAGTTTATCACCAGCCCTTCCATCCGATCCGGCCGCATGACCACGTCTTCGACGGTCACGCAGTTAAAAATGGTCAGACCGGCCCGGACCGCATTCCCGACAATCAAGCCCACGGATTCCACCGCATCCGCCGTATAATAGTCATCCTGATAATTCACCGTACGCACGCCGAATTCCTCAAGCACATGCAGGGCGGATTTCTGCACCACGATTTCATTATACATCATGCCGCCGCCCCACATGCCGCCGCCGATACTTAATTTGCGCTCAAACAATACCACCTTTTTACCGGCCCTGGCAAGAAAGTAACCGGCCACCAGCCCGGACGGACCGCCCCCGACAATGGCCACATCCGCTTCAAGATTATCCCTTAATTTTTCGTAATACCGGTCCATAATCGCCCGGCTGATGACAATTTCATCAAGTGCCATAATATTGCTCCTCTTTTTGATAGGTATTAGGTATTGGGTTTTAGGTATTAGGTATTAGGCCTAACACCTAACTGCTACCCAACAAAAAAGCCGCTTTCCTCATAAAGGAAAACGGCCGACATTTAAAAAATTTAAAGTCGTTTCCCTTCGCAGGAATTATCCTGATCAGGTTCCAAGGGTTATCCGTCAAGCGGATTCTCAGTTGCGAAGCAACACCCCCAACGGGATTATTTACCTATAAACCCAATATAAGCATTGTTTTAGGTTGTCAATAAATGGTTTTGCCGCGGCGAATTTGCTCTATCTGTTTTTCAGGCGGAGCACGGTGGCTGACCTTCTATAATGAGTTGGGCCGGCGGATAACCGTCGTAGGGTCGGCCACCGCGCCGACCTTAATTGATGGCGGGCACGGTGGCCCGCCCTACACTCGTAACCGAGAAATTTAAAAGCCGATTACGAGTACGAGCACGAGTACGAATCATAAGTTATTTATAGGCCCGGTCCCAGGAGCTGCGTCCCGGGGGAGCCAGTTGAGCCGTTTTTGATTAAGATTAAGAGTAAGAGTAAGACGGCTTTACGCGGCCATCAAGCCATGCCGGGTGCTGATCTCTTGGCATACCGCATCAATTTCCGGCAGCCGGGCGGAGAGAATCCGGCCTTCCAGGCTGTCTAAGAAGATTTCATTGTTCTTGGGAATTCGGCCGATCACGCTCTCCCCATCCAGATAGCGTAACATGGCCTCTTCGATGTTGGGCTCAACCTTGTTCAATACAAAATAGGCCGCCGCATTGGCATTCTGCGCCATTTCAGTAATTTTTTCAGCCATCCGGAAGGATTCAGCCGTGGGGTCCACAACCCCCAGCACAATATCGGCTTCCCCGGCCATTCCCCGGCCGAAATGCTCCACACCGGCTTCGGTATCCACGAGAATGATCTCACCCTCGCGGGTTTCAAGACTTGCCAGAAATTTTTTGGACAAAATCCCCATGGGGCAGGCACATCCTTCGCCAAAATGATGGATTTTGCCGATGACCAGAAACTCCACCCCGTCTTCGCTGGTCACGCAATCGGCCGGTAGATCATCAATGGTCTGTCTGCCGGAAAAAATGCCTGCCGGGTTGTCCATCATCATCTTCTGGTTGAGCTTTTCCTTAAACCCCTTCTTGCCGCCCAGAAAATCCATCAGGTGCACCGGCGCGGTATTTCCGGCCAGGGCGTGCTGCAGGCCCATATTCGATTCATCCGCATCCACCAGCAGCACCCGGAACCCGGCCCGGGCAAATGATTGCGCCATGAGGGCGGCCAGCGTACTCTTGCCGCTGCCGCCTTTTCCGCAAACTTCTATTTTCATATGAGAACCTTTAATATTGGGTATTAAGTTTTAGGTCCCCGGAGACCCGCTGGCGGAGCCAAAATCTCCGACCAGATCACCGCCTGGCGCAGATCCTGCCGGGACAGCCGCGCCTGTTTTGCCGGATGCGGCACCTTCTTGACCTTTTCAGGCGCCGCTTCCCGGGCGAACGATCTGGGCTCCCATTTTTTGAAGCCCCGTTTCTGCCACTGTTTCTCCTTCTCGGCAGACGCGGCTTCTTCGGAGGCCGCCGTCTTCCCCTTTGATTCCGCTGAAACCTGTTCGCTTTCAGCCTGTTTCGCGGGGCTTTCTTCAGGCATTAAATCTTCCCACCAGGATCGATGGCGGGCAGGCTGTTCCAAAGGTTCCGCAGACTCTTTCTGCGGCTCCATCTCCTGCCTGAATTCCTCCAGCAGATTCTCCAGGCCCTTTCTCCAGCCGGATGATGGCTTTTTATCCCCTTTTGCCGTTTTCCGGGCCATCTGCTTGAGGATCTGGGTAAACAGCATAATCCCTACAATAATGAATAAAAACAGAATTTCAAAATTCATCAAAAACTCCTCTTGCGAAGCCATTACTCTTCAGAATCCGGTGTTTCGGGATACTCCTTACCGTCTTCGGTCTTGCCGATGGTATCGCGCATGGTGGTATCCGCCTCGATGTTCTTCATCCGGTAATAATCCATAACGCCCAGATTGCCGCTCCTGAAGGCTTCGGCCATGGCCAGTGGCACCTCGGCTTCGGCTTCGACAACTTTTGCCCGCATCTCCTGGACTCGTGCCTTCATCTCCTGCTCGGCGGCATAGGCCATGGCCCGGCGCTCCTCGGCTTTGGCCTGGGCGATTTTCTTGTCCGCCTCGGCCCGGTCGGTTTCAAGCTCCGCCCCGATATTCTTGCCCACATCCACATCCGCGATATCAATGGATAAAATTTCATAGGCGGTGCCCGAATCAAGCCCCTTTTCAAGCACCCGGCGGGAGATGCTGTCCGGATTTTCAAGCACGTTCTTATGGCTGTCCGAAGAGCCGATGGTCGTGACAATGCCCTCGCCCACCCGGGCCAGAATGGTTTCCTCGCCGGCGCCGCCGACCAGCCGCTCAATATTGGCCCGCACGGTGACGCGTGATATGGCCCTAAGCTGGATGCCGTCCTTGGCCATGGCCGCCACCATGGGCGTTTCAATCACCTTGGGGTTAACACTCATCTGAACGGCTTCCAGGACATTTCTGCCGGCCAGGTCAATGGCGACCGCCCGGTTGAAAATCAAATCGATATTGGCTTTATCCGCGGCGATCAATGCCTGAACCACCCGCATGACATCGCCGCCGGCCAGATAATGGGACTCCAGGTCATTGGTGGATATCTCCAGGCCGGCTTTTACCGCCATGATTTTGGCGTTTACGATTAATTTGGGCGGAACTTTTCTAAACCGCATGAACACGATATTGAAAAGTCCCACAGAGGCGCCCGAAACAAGCGCCTGTATCCACAGGGAAATCGCCGATCCAATAAAATAGATAAAAATAATAACGGCAATAAAAAGTACAATAAATAGAATATGGGTCAGTGTCATGATACGCTCCTATTTGTTTAGTTTTGCCATAAACTTGACGGCTTCGCGGCCTTCTTGCAGAAAGTAGGTTTAAAAGGCTGTAACAATCCGTCCATACTGTCATTTCGAGCGACAGCGAGAAATCTTAAGATTCCTCGTCACTCTCGTTCCTCGGAATGACATCATCAAAAAATCTTGGAATAACTGTATATATTTTTCATCAGCAGAAGTACAAACCTGAACACTGAAACCTTATACCCTACACCCTATACCCTACACCCTACACCCTATACCCTGCACCCTGCACCCTGCACCCTGCACCCTGCACCCTGCACCCTACACCCGTGAAGTCATTCCCCCTCCCGAACCACCACGCGGTTGCCCTCCACCGCGATGACGAGAACGGGCTTGTCCTTTTCGATAAACTCCCCCCGGCTCACTACATCCACCCGCCGGCCGTCAATCCGCGCCGTGCCCGCCGGGCGGAGGTTGGTCACGGTGGTTCCGGTTTTTCCCATATACCCCCCCAATTTTTCAGACTGGGAGGTCACACCGTCCGTCTTTTTTAACGATTTACGCAGTGCCACCGGCGAATAGGCGAGCAGCTTGACTCCGGAAATCAAAACAATGGGCAGAATAATCACATCTGCGGCCACAAACATCATGCCTACAGACATGGACACATTGGTAAACACCGAATAAAGCGAATAGCCGAAGCATCCCAGGGCCAGGATGGTTAATACCCCGCCGGAGGGCAGGATGACCTCGGCCAGCAAAACAAATATGCCCGCCACCTGCAATATAATGGGAAACCCCAACTCGATAATCATTCAGACGTATTCCTTGCAACAATCACCCGGTTGCCGGATATTTCTGACACCACCACCGGCGCGTCGCGCTCGATAAATTCATTGTCCGTCACCACGTCAAACACATCCGCCCTGATTTTCACCTTGCCGGACGGCCGAAGTGCTGTCATGGCCACGCCGGTATCCCCCACATGCACCCGGCGGGTCTCCCGGGAATCCGAATGCGCATCCTTTAAACTCGCGGTCAGGTACGGACCCCCGGTCGCCGTGGAAAGCCGCGGCAGCACATACCGGATAAACAAAAGTCCCAGAATAAACGAGACCACATAGGCGCCCACCACCTTGATGATATTATTTAAAAGAATCTCCGTCTCCCAGGGAATGGCGGGGTCGGGGATGACAAAATCCTGAAATGTGAGGATCAGGCCGATGACAATGCATATCATTCCGACAAACCCGGCAATACCGAATCCCGGCAGCACAAACACCTCGATCGCCATCAGGATAATCCCCAGTATAATAATCAAAAGTTCGGTATAGTCGGCCAGGCCCACCATGTATTGATTCAAAAAAACAACCCCCAGGCAGATCAGCCCGAGCAGGCCCGGAATGCCGAATCCGGGGGCCTTCATCTCCATGTAAAGGGCGGCCAAACCGATCATCATGAGAATCGGGGCGATGCTGCCGATGTAGCGCACCATGGCCTCGGACCAGGAAGGCTCGATCCGTTGCCGGGCAAACGGGCCGCCCCCTTTTTTCTCAAGCATTGCATCAATGCCGGATACGGTCATGGACGAAAATCCCAATTCAAGGGCCTCCACTGCAGACAGGGTCAGAAGCTCGCCTTTTTCCACCACCGTGGTCCGACTCGTCACCCGCTCCTTTTCTTCCGATGTCAGGTCCTCAAAGGCCTGCGCATCCATATATTTTTTTTCCCCATCAATTTCCACGGCATACACGACCTTTTCCGGCGTGACCATGGCCTCGGCCAGGGCCTCCGGGTAGCCGTTTCGCCGGGCCAGGGCCCGGAATTTGGCCCGGATCGGGGATTGAAACTTCTCCCCCATCATTTTCGGGCCCTCCTGGGAATAAACAATGGGGGCGGTGTCGCCGATGGTGGTGGCCGGCCGCATGACCAGATCGCCGCAGGAAAGCGCGATCAGGGCGCCGGCGGAAATCGCCTTTTTTTTCACAAATGCGATGGAGCGCTCGGCCGGCACGGTCAGCAGGGTATCCACAATTTCAAGCGCCGAGTCCACCCGCCCGCCGAATGTGTCGATTTCAATCACCACCAAGCTCTCTGGCGTTTGGAGGGCCTCACGGCAGGCCCGGTCAATAAATGCCGCCATGCCCGGATCTACCGTTCCGGCAACCGGGATCACAAAAACCGGGCGTCCCTGGGGCTGTTGGGTTTCTTCCTGGGCATGGGCGGGAAACGATACAATTAGGGTTACTGCCGCAAAAAAAACAGGCACCCGGCAAAGTCTCTGAAATATATGGCGAACCTTCATACAGGTAAGTTTCCTCTGTGGGGACAGGCAAAAAGAACTGTAATCTTGACAAGTTAAAATACAATTAGAGCCGATTCGGTGTCAAGCCGAAAAGCAGCGGGGAAAATCTGTTTGCACCAGTTTCAGCATATGTTAGATTATAAACAGTGTTTATGGGAAACTTCTGAGTTCGAATCCCACGGTAAATTTGTTCTATCTATTTTTCAGGCGGGCACGGTGACCCGCCCTACACGACAATGCCGATTTTCAGGCGGGCACGGTGGCCCGCCCTACGCGACAATGCCGACATTTTGTAGGGTCGGCCACCGTGCCGACCTTACATGCGAGAAACCCCATGGTTATGGGGTTGTTCGCCAGAACAAATTCACCGTGGTTCGAATCCACCCTGCTGCCTGACGGAGGCAAGAACATGCAAACCAGTTACTGGCCGGATGAATATATAGAAAAAAAGCGGACCGCAGAAGAGGCGCTCAGTACGCTCCGATCCGGCCAGCGGATTTTCATCGGCTCATCCTGCGGCGAACCCCAGCACCTCGTCCAAACCCTTGTCCAGTCGGACAAGATGTTCCCGGATCTGGAAATCGTCCGGCTGATGAGCATCGAAAATTCGCCGATCACGCGCCTTGCCCTTGACAGCAAGAATGAAAACTTCAGCATCCGGAACATCTACCAGGGCTCGGCCACCGCCAAGCATTTAGCCGCCAACCGCCCCTTTATCACCTCCATGCACATATCGGCCGTGCCGGGGCTGTTTTTAAAGCGGCACCTGCCGATAAACGCGGCCCTTATCCAGGCCTCGCCGCCGGATGATTTCGGGTGGATGAGCATGGGCATCTCAGTGGACGTCGGTATCGCTGCCGCCCGGGCCGCGGATACGGTCATTGTTCAGGTAAATTCGCACATGCCCCGGGTGTTGGGCCACAGCTTTATCCATGTCAATGACGTGGACATGATCGTTGAAAAGGACGAGGAGCTGCTGACGCTTGACAAGCTGCCCGAGTTTGAGACCGCGCACAGCATTGCCAAAATTGTGGCCAACCTCATCGAGGACGGCTCCACCTTTCAGCTGGGCCTGGGCGCCACCCCGAAAGCGATTTTGCTTGCGCTTTCCGAAAAAAACGACCTGGGCGTGCATACCCAGTTTATCATTGACGGCATCATGGACCTCGTCTCCATGGGCGTTATCACCAATCGCTACAAAGGGATCAATGACGGTAAAGCCGTGGCCAGCAATGCCGTAGGTTCCCGGAACCTCTATGATTTCGTCCATGACAACCCGGCCATCGAGTTCTA of Desulfobacterales bacterium contains these proteins:
- a CDS encoding fumarate hydratase — its product is MVEFVHQPMFALEPDTTQYRCLTTDHVTVDQFAGTDIIKVAPEGLEMLCEQAFTDVAHLYRTPHLEKLARIIDDPEASENDRYVAFEMLKNAVISSEFEFPMCQDTGTAVIIGKKGQRVWTGFSDEAVLSKGVFNAYTKNNLRYSQNAPLTLYEEKNTGCNLPAQIELYATEGDTYDFLFIAKGGGSANKTFLFQETKAVLNPASLEAFLKEKMTYLGTAACPPYHLAVVVGGTSAEANLKTVKLASAGYLDGLPEQGEKGSYAFRDHGMEARLMEISQGLGIGAQFGGKHFCLDVRVIRMPRHGASCPVGIGVSCSADRNIKAKITRDGIFLENLDRDPARFLPAPDQIAADAVDIDLDQPMDVIRQELSKYPVATRLRLSGKIVVARDIAHAKIYERLKAEGDLPWYVKEHIIYYAGPAKTPDGYASGAFGPTTAARMDPYVAEFQKYGGSLVTLAKGNRTRQVTEACQANGGFYLGSIGGPAARLGKECITDMEVLEYPELGMEAVFRITVKDFPAFIIVDDKGNDFFDQI
- the thiC gene encoding phosphomethylpyrimidine synthase ThiC, producing the protein MTQLQDARAGIITDAMREAAEFEHMAPEDIRQKVADGVVVIPKNIHHAFSARGIGRGLTTKVNANIGTSPSHFNLEEELEKLDMAVHVGADAVMDLSTGGDLDDTLARIIAHSPVMIGTVPIYKTVSKALSEGRKCRDISTDEIFAEIEHQAEGGVDFITVHCGITRHSLSVLKSCERRMGIVSRGGSLLAEWIMHNQKENPLYEEYDRLLEISRAHDVTLSLGDGLRPGTIFDAEDRAQITEMIILGELAGRARDAGVQVMIEGPGHVPLNRIAGDMKLQKGICEEAPYYVLGPLPTDIGAGYDHITGAIGGAIAAASGADFLCYVTPAEHLTLPGVAEVREGVVASKIAAHIGDLEKGIASAWEKDRRMTEARNRFDWQTMFDLCVDPEKARQMRSQSEDKDRDVCTMCGDFCALKTHARAFGEDDEKSP
- a CDS encoding sulfide-dependent adenosine diphosphate thiazole synthase, translating into MALDEIVISRAIMDRYYEKLRDNLEADVAIVGGGPSGLVAGYFLARAGKKVVLFERKLSIGGGMWGGGMMYNEIVVQKSALHVLEEFGVRTVNYQDDYYTADAVESVGLIVGNAVRAGLTIFNCVTVEDVVMRPDRMEGLVINWSPVEMAGLHIDPLTMRCKYVVDATGHATEVVKVVERKFPGHLNTPTGRIEGEKSMWADQAEKLTLDNTKEVYPGLYVTGMAANAVAGGPRMGPIFGGMLLSGEKVAGELIEKLG
- a CDS encoding AAA family ATPase translates to MKIEVCGKGGSGKSTLAALMAQSFARAGFRVLLVDADESNMGLQHALAGNTAPVHLMDFLGGKKGFKEKLNQKMMMDNPAGIFSGRQTIDDLPADCVTSEDGVEFLVIGKIHHFGEGCACPMGILSKKFLASLETREGEIILVDTEAGVEHFGRGMAGEADIVLGVVDPTAESFRMAEKITEMAQNANAAAYFVLNKVEPNIEEAMLRYLDGESVIGRIPKNNEIFLDSLEGRILSARLPEIDAVCQEISTRHGLMAA
- the floA gene encoding flotillin-like protein FloA (flotillin-like protein involved in membrane lipid rafts), encoding MTLTHILFIVLFIAVIIFIYFIGSAISLWIQALVSGASVGLFNIVFMRFRKVPPKLIVNAKIMAVKAGLEISTNDLESHYLAGGDVMRVVQALIAADKANIDLIFNRAVAIDLAGRNVLEAVQMSVNPKVIETPMVAAMAKDGIQLRAISRVTVRANIERLVGGAGEETILARVGEGIVTTIGSSDSHKNVLENPDSISRRVLEKGLDSGTAYEILSIDIADVDVGKNIGAELETDRAEADKKIAQAKAEERRAMAYAAEQEMKARVQEMRAKVVEAEAEVPLAMAEAFRSGNLGVMDYYRMKNIEADTTMRDTIGKTEDGKEYPETPDSEE
- a CDS encoding NfeD family protein, which gives rise to MIIELGFPIILQVAGIFVLLAEVILPSGGVLTILALGCFGYSLYSVFTNVSMSVGMMFVAADVIILPIVLISGVKLLAYSPVALRKSLKKTDGVTSQSEKLGGYMGKTGTTVTNLRPAGTARIDGRRVDVVSRGEFIEKDKPVLVIAVEGNRVVVREGE
- a CDS encoding NfeD family protein; this encodes MKVRHIFQRLCRVPVFFAAVTLIVSFPAHAQEETQQPQGRPVFVIPVAGTVDPGMAAFIDRACREALQTPESLVVIEIDTFGGRVDSALEIVDTLLTVPAERSIAFVKKKAISAGALIALSCGDLVMRPATTIGDTAPIVYSQEGPKMMGEKFQSPIRAKFRALARRNGYPEALAEAMVTPEKVVYAVEIDGEKKYMDAQAFEDLTSEEKERVTSRTTVVEKGELLTLSAVEALELGFSSMTVSGIDAMLEKKGGGPFARQRIEPSWSEAMVRYIGSIAPILMMIGLAALYMEMKAPGFGIPGLLGLICLGVVFLNQYMVGLADYTELLIIILGIILMAIEVFVLPGFGIAGFVGMICIVIGLILTFQDFVIPDPAIPWETEILLNNIIKVVGAYVVSFILGLLFIRYVLPRLSTATGGPYLTASLKDAHSDSRETRRVHVGDTGVAMTALRPSGKVKIRADVFDVVTDNEFIERDAPVVVSEISGNRVIVARNTSE